The genome window ATATTACTTTGAGCCAAGTGAAAGAGGCGGTTGCTTTAATAAACAACCGCCCCAAAAAGAAACTAGGTTTCAGGACAACCATCGAGTTTTTAACTGAACTCGGAATATATCAACTGTTAAGTTTGACGTGACAATCTGCGATATTCCGCTTTAGGTGTGGAAAAAAATTACAACACAAAACTATTTTTGCAGGCTTCAATTGATTGCAGGATATAGCAAAACCCACATGAAAGTGCTTTTGCCTGCGCTTTTCAATAAACGATGCAATATTGCTTAGTGTGCGGACGTATGAGGAAGGAAGTTGATGACAACTTCCTTCTTTTTTTTTTGCGGTTCGGACAATGCGCATATTTTGCTTTGCGGTTGCGAAACACTGCATCATGGGGCGGTATAGCAATGCTGTAACTCGTGCTTTTACGTATTCGTTATGTGGAAGCAAAGTGGTGATAGTTGTTTGAAATAGCACACTATCTATATAGTGTATGTGAATTTGCTTTTCGTGAAAAAATAAGAGCAATGCGTTGACATTGATAATCGATTTCAATAATTAGACGTCAAAACATCACATTGTTTTGGTTAGTTATCCCGTGTGTGAAAGTATGAGACACCATGTTCGGATGCTGAATCAGGCAGTGGTTGATAAAATGTTCCGGTTTGCAATCAGAGTTGAATTGAGACGGCGTTGCGCGCAAGCAGTCGCACATGCCGTTGATAACCGTGTTTGTTAGGAGGGTGCGGTGGATTTTTTTAGTCAGAAGCAACAATTTTTGCAGGATAATGGCGTTATCTTATATTTCAATGGTCCTGTCTCTCAGGATGTAGTTGAAGGCGTGGGCGAGGCTGTTCGCTCGAAGCTTCGTCACGAAGCGGCAGGCGTAAGTATGATGCAGCGTGTGTTTACGATTCTTGTTGAGCAGATGCAGAATATTATCCGGTATTCAACAGATAGGCTTGCAGAGGATGAAAATGGTGCTGAAACCGCGTGGGGACAGATCATAGTAGGTCTTGATGAAGAGGGTGGGTATTTTGTTTCCTGCGGGAACAAAATTAATTCAAAAGATACTCAGAAACTTCAGAAAAAGATTGAGCATGTTCAGCATATGGAACCGGAAGAATTGAAAAAATATTATAAAGAAATGCGCCGTAAGGGACCGGATTCTGATTCAAAGGGCGCAGGGTTAGGGTTTATTGAAATGGCTCGTAAGGCTCGAGCGCCTTTAAGTTTTTCTATTGAGCCACTTGATGAAACAAGCTCGTTTTTTGCGATGAAAGTAAAGGCATAGGAGGTAAAAAGTGGAAAAATATCTAGTTGCAGCAACTAAATCTACCCCGAAAATTAGTTTAAATCCCGTAACGCATTCCCATGAAATTTCAGGTGAATCATATCCTGAAAATTGTTCAAAATTTTATGGTCCCGTATTTGGCTGGATTAAAGAGTACCTAGCAGGTGTAAACGGCAGTAAGGTTACATTCTCTATGGATATTCTGTACTTCAACAGCTCAAGTTCGAAAGCGTTGATGGAGCTGTTTGAATTGCTTGATGGTGCTGCAAGTTCCGGTACCAATATTATTGTTGATTGGCGCTATCATGAAGAAAATGAAGTTGCATTAGAGTGCGGGGAAGATTTTATGGAAGAGGTTTCTTCAGTTTCCTTTAATTTAGTAAGTTATAGCTAATACAAAGAGGCGTTGTGTCGTGAATAGATATTTATATTGGCGTGGCACTGCTTCTGATTTGGGTAAAAAAATTGTTTTTGGCTGCGTCAGCTTTTGCATTCTTGCAGCGGCAGCAGGGGGCAGTGTCGGTTTTCTCGTTGGAGCAGGCGGGTTGGATATTGCTCCATATAAGCTCGCAGCAATGGTTGTGGCTGTTCTTTTGATACTATCATTAGCGGTGGGGGCTTGGGTTAATATAACTATTTGTAACCCACTGGTTCTACTTTTTACTACATGTGAAGAAGCGGCACAGAATGGTTTTATGTTTACTAAAACTATTGCAGGAAACGTGTTCTTTAGCAGGTTTTCATGTGTGTTGGAGCGTGTTTTTTACTATATTCGTGAACAGATTGACGAAACTGAAAGTATAAAAAAAGAAGCTTTTAAAGAGTCGCGTAAGACTGTGCGTGCATTACGCAAAGCAGAGAAAGCGGCTGAGAAAGCAAGTGCATCCCGTGCTGAAGCTTTTGCTATGGCAGCAGATCAGTTGCAGGGAGTGGCATCTGGACTGACTGATAATTCACAACAACTTTTTGGTCTCATGAACGATGTAACCAAAGGTGCTATGGAGCAAAAAGATGACCTTGATGTAGCTTCACACTCAATGGAGCAGATTACTGCTGTAGCGAGAGATATTTCAGCGACAACAAGCCGGACTGCGGAAAATGCCAAAGGAGCCATGACAGTTGCGGAGCAAAGCGCTGGTGTTGTGAATAAAAATCTAGAGGCAGTAGAGCATATGAAAAGCTCACACGCAGAACTTCAGGAAAATATGAAGGCACTTAGCGTTCAGGCTGGTGAGATTTCGAATGTCATTGAATTGATCGAAGATGTGGCGGATCAAACAAACTTGCTGGCACTCAATGCTGCTATTGAAGCAGCACGGGCAGGAGATGCGGGCAGAGGATTTGCAGTAGTGGCTGATGAAGTACGGAAGCTTGCAGAGCGTACAGTGACTGCGACGGCAGATGTTCGAAAGATTATGTTTTCCATCGGTGATGTTATTAAAGAAAATGTTGTGTGCGTTGAACATACTAGCGGTCTACTTGATAACGTTCATGAGCTTGCGTGTGATTCTCAAACTTCATTGAAAGAAATTGTGCGGCTTGCAAAAGGTGCTTCGGAAAGAAACATGACTATTGCTGAGGCGGTAGAGGAGCAAGTAGCCGCTTCTGGGCAAATGGGTGTTCTTGTGCATGGCATTAGTGATGTTTCGCAGCATACTGCGGATATTTCTGCACAGGCTTCGGATACAGTAGGTTCTATGACCGGACATACGCAGACGCTGTGTAACATTATTGAAGACTTTCGGCATCAGGGAGAAATTGATTCAACCCGCGTTACGTAGATAATGCCATACGTCTTATGTGGTGAAGAGTGTGGGTGAGATTGTGTTGAACAGCTAAGGAGTTTTTGATGTCGGTCGCAAGAAGACTTATGGATGGTGCCGGATGGTTTAATGTCAGAATTAAAATGTGCTTTTTTCTTGCATTAACTATGGTAGGTGCGCCGTTAACAATCCTTGTAACAGGAGAAACGCTCAACCGTACTGAGCTTCTCGATAAATTGGGATTATGGGCAATTGTTGGACTGATTTTGTTGTTCCCATTATCCAAGTTACTAACGTATCTTTTGGTTTTGTTTCCCATACAACAACTCAATGGATTATGCCTTGAAATTCAGAAAGGCAATCTGAATCCTTTTAGTGAGATACCACCAGAACCGGCAAAGCAAGATGAATTGCAGAAGCTGCGCCATAATATGTTTTGGATGGGGCACGTTATTGATTGTCGTCAGAAAGAAATTCGTACGGCTATGGAACAATTGGAAGATGCGCAAAAGCAGATTCAAAGTTCTATTGATTATGCAGAGTTGATTCAGAAAGCATTTTTACCGGCACAAAGTGATGTTGCTGCTGTGTTCAAAGATTCATTTCTTTTATGGAGGCAGCGTGATGGTGTAGGGGGTGACTCCTATTGGTTTAAACAAACTGAGAATGGATTCTTTTTAGGCATTATTGATTGCACGGGGCATGGGGTTCCCGGAGCCTTTATGACGCTTATTGTTCAGTCATTTCTTGATAGATTGGATGCGACAAAATTCGAAAAAAATCCTGCTGGGGTTTTAACTGCTGTGAATAAGCTTATTAAAAAAGCATTCTCCAGCAATGGTAGCTCTGCCAGTCCTGATGATGGTATGGATTGCACCTTTGTGTATATTGATAATGAGAAAACAGAAATGGTGTTTGCTGGTGCTCGAAATTATTTAATCTTACGCACTCCCGAAGGCTCTCTTTCCGAGTATAAAGGGGATAAAAAAGGTGTGGGAATGAATAAAACCCCTCTTGAGTTTGAGTTCACAAATCAGAGTATCCCTGTGGAAAGGGGAATGCGGTTTTATATGCTGACAGATGGTTTGACAGATCAAGTTGGCGGTGAGCGCAGATTACCGTATGGTCGCAAACGCTTTAAGGCTGTCATCAGCAAAAATCACAACCAAATGATTGAGCAGCAGAATGAATTGATTGAAGATTTTGTAGCCTATCAGGGTGAAGAAAAACGTCGAGATGATGTTCTTGTGTTTGGTGGAGAATTGTAAATAATACTGAATTGTTTTTTTACACGTAGTTAGAATACGTTACGGTATATTGTATGTTGTGCCCGAAAACGAATTTTGTTCGTTTTCGGGTTTTTTTAATGAATAGAGAGTAATGTCAGTTTGCTTTGTTTAGCCTCGCGTAGTGCAACACTATTATTTTCTGGGTTCTTGACTTTGTGCCAAAATGCACAATAGTGTTTTTGTGTTCAGGTATAATAAATTCAACGTGTTGTGCGTACTGTGCGGGAGGATGCATGCTGAAAATGAATGTTCGACAACGGATTATTGCAGGTTTTCTTATCCTGTCTGTGTGTCTTGGGGGACAGACATGGTTTTCATATGAACAATTGCTTCTTGTGGAAGACAAAACGTATTCAGTTGAATTCATTGATGATGTGGAAAGTTCCATTCTTAATTTCCGTCGGCAGGAAAAAAACTATCTGCTGTATGGGGAAGAGTCGAGCTATGAGCTGACATTAAGTGAGATTGAACACACGTTGCATCTGTTGGGGCGGCACTCTGAGTTGAATTTTGATCCACTTATGACTGACAGCATTGTAGCTTTAAACAAGACCATCATTTTATATCGTGACAGCATTGTCTCTATGTATGATGCAGCTAATAAACAGGGGCATAACTTAAACGGTGAAATAATAAAGTTACGTGAAATCGGTCAGAAATTAGTTGCAAAAGCTCAGAGTATTGCAACTCTTGAACGTGAAAATATTCTTAAAATTAATAGGCAATTGCGAAAGCAGTTGCTTTTTTCAATTCTGACAGTGACATTTTTATTTTTGTGCACTCTTTATTTTATTTCACGGCGTATTATCAGCCCGTTAAAAGTTATAGAAGA of Halodesulfovibrio sp. contains these proteins:
- a CDS encoding SiaB family protein kinase, encoding MDFFSQKQQFLQDNGVILYFNGPVSQDVVEGVGEAVRSKLRHEAAGVSMMQRVFTILVEQMQNIIRYSTDRLAEDENGAETAWGQIIVGLDEEGGYFVSCGNKINSKDTQKLQKKIEHVQHMEPEELKKYYKEMRRKGPDSDSKGAGLGFIEMARKARAPLSFSIEPLDETSSFFAMKVKA
- a CDS encoding DUF1987 domain-containing protein translates to MEKYLVAATKSTPKISLNPVTHSHEISGESYPENCSKFYGPVFGWIKEYLAGVNGSKVTFSMDILYFNSSSSKALMELFELLDGAASSGTNIIVDWRYHEENEVALECGEDFMEEVSSVSFNLVSYS
- a CDS encoding methyl-accepting chemotaxis protein — encoded protein: MNRYLYWRGTASDLGKKIVFGCVSFCILAAAAGGSVGFLVGAGGLDIAPYKLAAMVVAVLLILSLAVGAWVNITICNPLVLLFTTCEEAAQNGFMFTKTIAGNVFFSRFSCVLERVFYYIREQIDETESIKKEAFKESRKTVRALRKAEKAAEKASASRAEAFAMAADQLQGVASGLTDNSQQLFGLMNDVTKGAMEQKDDLDVASHSMEQITAVARDISATTSRTAENAKGAMTVAEQSAGVVNKNLEAVEHMKSSHAELQENMKALSVQAGEISNVIELIEDVADQTNLLALNAAIEAARAGDAGRGFAVVADEVRKLAERTVTATADVRKIMFSIGDVIKENVVCVEHTSGLLDNVHELACDSQTSLKEIVRLAKGASERNMTIAEAVEEQVAASGQMGVLVHGISDVSQHTADISAQASDTVGSMTGHTQTLCNIIEDFRHQGEIDSTRVT
- a CDS encoding SpoIIE family protein phosphatase, whose protein sequence is MSVARRLMDGAGWFNVRIKMCFFLALTMVGAPLTILVTGETLNRTELLDKLGLWAIVGLILLFPLSKLLTYLLVLFPIQQLNGLCLEIQKGNLNPFSEIPPEPAKQDELQKLRHNMFWMGHVIDCRQKEIRTAMEQLEDAQKQIQSSIDYAELIQKAFLPAQSDVAAVFKDSFLLWRQRDGVGGDSYWFKQTENGFFLGIIDCTGHGVPGAFMTLIVQSFLDRLDATKFEKNPAGVLTAVNKLIKKAFSSNGSSASPDDGMDCTFVYIDNEKTEMVFAGARNYLILRTPEGSLSEYKGDKKGVGMNKTPLEFEFTNQSIPVERGMRFYMLTDGLTDQVGGERRLPYGRKRFKAVISKNHNQMIEQQNELIEDFVAYQGEEKRRDDVLVFGGEL